One genomic window of Nakamurella panacisegetis includes the following:
- a CDS encoding sugar transferase codes for MTLSTSPRSAQVPADGRPLPASDERGALRAGAPADAASRGLPWARRYAIGLFVSDVVVVTWAAVGAHTIRLGSLTTRVSRAPDQTGYVLLTVGLVLLWLVGLHWGGSREKSVLGYGPEEYKRVVQSTVTLFGLVAICSYVFDLNLPRVYVLVVMPAGLVALTLSRFIWRRWLHAKRLAGEYQSKVLVVGNVHSATELTRSLRRAPLAGYRVIGICTSVTAADQHAVTQQGGTMSVDGFPVLGTLTDVAGVATACGADVVAVTATASFSPDMVRKLGWELESTDIDLVLAPALTNIAGPRVHTTPIAGLPLIHVDRPTYRGANRIVKKSFDIVGALVLILLLSPVLLGLAVSIKLTDRGSIFFRQERVGLNGKSFRMVKFRSMVPNAEDLLADLRRSSRDAGNDILFKLRDDPRVTKIGRVLRRFSLDELPQLFNVLKGDMSLVGPRPPLRTEVDVYGDDARLRLLVKPGMTGLWQVSGRSNLTWEETVRLDVYYVENWSITGDLVILWKTAKAVVASSGAY; via the coding sequence ATGACTCTCAGCACAAGCCCGCGGTCAGCGCAGGTGCCGGCCGACGGGCGGCCGCTTCCCGCGTCGGACGAACGCGGCGCCCTCCGTGCGGGCGCCCCGGCCGACGCGGCCTCTCGTGGGCTGCCATGGGCGCGGCGGTACGCCATCGGGCTGTTCGTCTCGGATGTGGTCGTCGTGACCTGGGCCGCCGTCGGGGCGCACACCATTCGCCTCGGATCGTTGACCACTCGGGTTTCTCGGGCTCCGGACCAGACCGGCTACGTGTTACTGACGGTCGGCCTGGTTCTGCTGTGGCTGGTCGGATTGCACTGGGGCGGGTCACGGGAGAAGTCGGTGCTCGGCTACGGGCCCGAGGAATACAAACGCGTCGTGCAGAGCACGGTCACCCTCTTCGGGTTGGTGGCGATCTGTTCCTACGTCTTCGACCTGAATCTGCCGCGTGTATATGTGCTGGTGGTGATGCCGGCCGGATTGGTGGCGCTGACTCTTTCGCGCTTCATCTGGCGTCGGTGGCTGCACGCCAAGCGGTTGGCCGGCGAGTACCAGTCGAAGGTCCTGGTGGTCGGAAACGTGCATTCGGCCACCGAATTGACCAGGTCCCTGCGGAGGGCCCCGCTGGCCGGATACCGGGTGATCGGTATCTGCACGAGCGTGACGGCCGCCGATCAGCACGCGGTGACCCAACAGGGCGGCACGATGTCGGTCGACGGGTTCCCCGTCCTGGGAACGCTGACCGATGTGGCCGGTGTCGCCACTGCCTGCGGGGCCGATGTGGTCGCCGTGACAGCCACTGCGTCGTTCAGCCCGGACATGGTCCGAAAGCTCGGGTGGGAGCTTGAAAGTACTGACATCGACCTGGTGCTGGCGCCAGCCCTGACCAACATCGCCGGTCCGCGGGTGCACACCACTCCGATCGCCGGACTGCCGTTGATCCACGTCGACCGCCCGACGTATCGGGGCGCCAATCGCATTGTCAAGAAGTCTTTCGATATCGTCGGGGCGCTGGTTCTGATCCTGCTGTTGTCGCCGGTGCTGCTGGGCTTGGCGGTGTCGATCAAGCTCACCGACCGCGGCTCGATATTCTTTCGGCAGGAGCGGGTGGGCCTCAACGGGAAGTCGTTCCGGATGGTCAAGTTCCGATCCATGGTGCCCAATGCCGAGGATCTGTTGGCCGATCTCCGCCGGAGCAGTCGGGATGCCGGGAACGACATCTTGTTCAAGCTGCGCGACGACCCTCGGGTGACCAAGATCGGTCGTGTTCTACGACGCTTCAGCCTGGACGAGCTGCCTCAGTTGTTCAATGTCCTCAAGGGCGACATGAGCCTGGTCGGCCCCCGTCCGCCTCTTCGGACCGAGGTGGACGTCTATGGCGATGATGCCAGGCTTCGGTTGCTGGTGAAGCCCGGCATGACCGGCCTGTGGCAGGTGTCCGGGCGGTCCAACCTGACGTGGGAGGAAACCGTCCGGCTGGACGTGTATTACGTCGAGAACTGGTCCATCACCGGTGATCTGGTGATCCTGTGGAAGACCGCCAAAGCCGTCGTCGCGTCATCCGGAGCCTACTGA
- a CDS encoding adenylyltransferase/cytidyltransferase family protein — MAIRIGYAPGAYDLFHVGHLNILRQAKARCDFLVAGVVTDEICALTKGRLPVIPLPERMEIVRNISYVDEVYAERTTEKLDSWRDLGFTHLFKGDDWRGTPKGLKLESDFASVGVEIVYFPYTVHTSSSMLRRVLNATAGPDTDELAVISG, encoded by the coding sequence GTGGCAATCCGGATCGGGTACGCACCCGGCGCGTACGACCTGTTTCATGTTGGGCACCTGAATATCCTGCGGCAGGCCAAGGCGCGCTGCGACTTCCTGGTTGCGGGCGTCGTTACGGACGAGATCTGCGCGCTGACGAAGGGTCGGCTGCCGGTGATCCCGTTGCCGGAACGCATGGAGATCGTTCGCAACATTTCTTACGTCGACGAGGTGTATGCGGAGCGGACGACCGAGAAGCTGGACTCCTGGCGGGATCTCGGATTTACGCATCTTTTCAAGGGTGATGACTGGCGGGGTACTCCCAAAGGGCTCAAGTTGGAGTCGGATTTTGCCTCGGTCGGAGTCGAGATCGTGTATTTCCCGTACACGGTGCACACGTCCAGTTCGATGCTGCGCCGAGTGCTGAATGCGACCGCCGGGCCGGATACGGACGAACTGGCTGTCATCTCCGGTTGA
- a CDS encoding methyltransferase domain-containing protein: MRRIMRTAVLAFSKRNRQKKARLILKFMADNGVHNAIFVGCSPGGNANERIVERAVADHADVLAACDILSAPGAWRFVLADGRALPFRDGATDLVVANAVIEHVGQADEQRTFVREQTRVARNWVITTPNRWFPVESHTSAIFRHWSTAWRDRHAEFTRLLSLREFSDLLPAGAVVHGRPWSATFTAFYRAPRAATTEQPVRLRAAQQDRE; encoded by the coding sequence ATGCGCCGGATCATGAGGACTGCGGTACTTGCCTTCAGTAAGCGCAATCGTCAGAAGAAGGCCCGACTCATTCTGAAGTTCATGGCCGACAACGGAGTTCACAATGCGATCTTCGTCGGCTGCAGTCCCGGTGGTAACGCAAACGAACGTATTGTTGAACGCGCTGTGGCCGACCACGCCGACGTTCTGGCGGCCTGCGACATCCTGAGCGCGCCCGGTGCGTGGCGCTTCGTCCTGGCCGACGGTCGCGCCCTCCCGTTTCGCGACGGGGCTACCGACCTGGTGGTGGCCAACGCGGTCATCGAACATGTCGGGCAGGCGGACGAACAACGCACCTTCGTGCGGGAGCAGACGCGGGTGGCCCGGAACTGGGTCATCACGACCCCAAATCGATGGTTTCCCGTCGAATCCCACACCTCGGCGATATTTCGTCATTGGTCGACCGCTTGGCGCGATCGTCATGCCGAGTTCACCCGCCTACTGTCGCTCCGCGAGTTCTCCGACCTGCTGCCCGCCGGTGCCGTGGTGCACGGGAGGCCGTGGTCGGCCACCTTCACGGCCTTCTATCGGGCTCCGCGGGCGGCGACGACTGAGCAACCGGTTCGCCTCCGGGCGGCTCAGCAGGACAGAGAGTAA
- a CDS encoding arsenate reductase/protein-tyrosine-phosphatase family protein → MAPESTGSFQVLVVCHANQIRSPMAEMLIRQAVSVHPGGPPDVAVRSAGVQAADGLPMHPWADRVLTSLEVPHDGFLTTRVTPEMLDAADLVLTADRVNRSQVVSLHPVVLHRTFTIRQFARLVGSAADRPTATSGGELLELAISQRSVVAAGRLVDDDIPDPAGRSLRRVRRAAELIQDAVGSAFATDGRPPSRVRRHALD, encoded by the coding sequence ATGGCACCCGAGTCGACAGGCTCGTTTCAAGTTCTGGTGGTGTGTCACGCCAACCAGATCCGTTCGCCGATGGCCGAGATGCTGATCCGCCAGGCTGTGTCGGTCCACCCGGGCGGGCCGCCCGACGTAGCTGTTCGTTCGGCGGGGGTCCAGGCCGCCGACGGGTTGCCGATGCACCCGTGGGCCGATCGCGTGCTGACGAGCTTGGAAGTCCCCCACGATGGTTTCCTCACCACCCGGGTCACACCGGAGATGCTCGATGCCGCCGACCTCGTCCTCACGGCAGATCGCGTCAACCGGTCGCAGGTGGTTTCCCTCCACCCGGTCGTTCTCCATCGCACCTTCACCATCCGGCAGTTCGCTCGCCTGGTCGGTTCGGCCGCCGACCGGCCCACGGCGACGTCCGGTGGTGAGCTGCTCGAGCTGGCCATCTCGCAACGCAGCGTCGTAGCCGCGGGCCGGTTGGTCGACGACGACATTCCTGACCCGGCCGGACGATCCCTCCGGCGCGTGAGACGCGCTGCGGAGTTGATCCAGGACGCCGTAGGCTCCGCGTTCGCGACAGACGGTCGACCACCGTCGAGGGTGCGTCGACACGCGCTGGATTGA
- a CDS encoding polysaccharide biosynthesis tyrosine autokinase, with amino-acid sequence MELRTYVAALRKLWWAIVLVTVVGAGTGAYLAYRQTPMYATTVTFFATTQTTSASSSSAFAGDQFAQQRVNTYVYLLSSDRLARLVIAASKVDLSVEKVESSISGASQLNTVLLTATVTDSVPSRSEAVADALATQFPALVNTIESANGTRTALVHLDVVDGPHLNPKPVSPRTKLYIALGTLIGLAIGVIVALLRELLDTTVRSVHGLSTLTDVPVLGVINSDSATKRSPLIVQAGSQSVRAEMFRQLRTSLQFVDVDQPASVIVVTSSVEKEGKSTTAANLAIAFADAGRRALLIDADLRRPKIADYLGLEGAVGLTNVLANQVDVDVVLQTWGASGLTVLVSGSIPPNPSELLGSQHMVDLTADLRTKFDVIIIDTPPLLPVTDAAVAATFADGAVIVVKHGKTKRSMVSRSVHSLRAVDARILGTVLNFAPTKGADAQRGYGPYGYASAATIDEAGAEPRTRRRSASRTKSSDRTGESDAPKQAWAGPRTEAGEADSSSDAAPDNSGPDGPVTGTEERAARA; translated from the coding sequence ATGGAATTGCGAACCTACGTGGCGGCCTTGCGCAAGTTGTGGTGGGCGATAGTGCTCGTCACCGTCGTCGGGGCGGGGACGGGCGCTTACCTGGCCTACCGGCAGACCCCGATGTACGCCACCACGGTGACCTTCTTCGCGACCACGCAAACGACTTCCGCGTCCAGTAGTTCAGCCTTCGCCGGCGACCAGTTCGCACAGCAGCGGGTGAACACCTATGTCTACCTGCTGTCCAGTGATCGGCTGGCGCGGTTGGTGATCGCCGCATCGAAAGTGGACCTGAGCGTGGAGAAGGTGGAGTCCAGCATCAGCGGCGCCTCGCAGTTGAACACGGTCCTGCTGACCGCGACTGTCACCGACTCGGTCCCCTCCCGCTCCGAAGCCGTCGCCGACGCGCTGGCCACCCAGTTCCCTGCCCTCGTGAACACGATCGAGAGTGCCAACGGGACGAGGACCGCCTTGGTACACCTCGACGTCGTCGACGGGCCTCACCTGAATCCGAAGCCGGTGAGCCCTCGCACCAAGCTCTACATCGCCCTCGGAACGCTCATCGGCCTCGCGATCGGCGTCATCGTGGCCCTGCTCCGAGAACTGCTGGACACCACCGTCCGGTCGGTCCATGGACTCAGTACGTTGACCGACGTCCCGGTGCTCGGGGTGATCAACTCGGACTCAGCAACCAAGAGGTCCCCTCTGATAGTGCAGGCCGGATCGCAGTCGGTTCGGGCCGAGATGTTCCGACAACTTCGTACGAGCCTGCAGTTCGTCGACGTGGACCAGCCGGCGTCGGTGATCGTGGTGACCTCATCGGTCGAGAAGGAGGGGAAGTCGACCACCGCGGCCAATCTGGCCATCGCCTTCGCCGATGCCGGACGGAGAGCCTTGCTGATCGATGCCGACCTGCGTCGGCCGAAGATTGCCGACTACCTGGGGCTGGAAGGCGCCGTCGGGTTGACGAACGTGCTGGCCAACCAGGTCGACGTGGACGTGGTGCTGCAGACCTGGGGCGCCAGTGGTCTGACCGTGCTGGTCAGCGGTTCGATCCCGCCCAATCCTTCGGAATTGTTGGGCAGTCAGCACATGGTCGATCTGACCGCGGACCTGCGGACGAAATTCGACGTGATCATCATCGACACGCCGCCGTTGCTGCCGGTCACCGACGCGGCGGTCGCCGCGACCTTCGCCGACGGTGCGGTCATCGTGGTGAAGCACGGCAAGACCAAACGAAGCATGGTCTCGCGTTCGGTCCACAGCCTGCGGGCGGTGGACGCCCGGATCCTCGGGACGGTCCTCAACTTCGCCCCGACAAAAGGAGCGGATGCCCAACGCGGTTACGGTCCGTACGGCTACGCCTCCGCGGCGACGATCGACGAAGCGGGCGCTGAGCCCCGAACCCGGCGCCGATCGGCGTCGAGAACCAAGTCGTCCGACCGGACCGGCGAGTCGGACGCACCGAAGCAGGCCTGGGCCGGCCCCAGGACCGAAGCGGGCGAGGCCGATTCCAGCTCGGACGCTGCACCTGACAACTCGGGCCCCGACGGTCCGGTCACCGGCACCGAAGAGCGGGCGGCGCGCGCCTGA
- a CDS encoding glycosyltransferase family 2 protein encodes MSASVGGRSFPTVTVAMATYQRVDRLASVLPALTEQASRLAPPARIVVVDNDAGRSAEDAMSSWLGPLVHYVCEPTPGIAAARNRAIDEAVGSDLLVFLDDDEMPCSNWLVELVSAWQRWGCAAVAGPVHSRFATTPEPWIVASGVFDPIDRADGQRLGGAASNNLLLDLGQLRRTGLRFAPEFGLSGGSDTMLTHEMVRRGLEIRWCATARVIEDVPSSRLSRRWVRRRTVRTSNDWSRVAIALADRPIRERADLTARAALRAVQGLARRVKGTLTGQVSDQARGDLALASAWGMLIGAYGVTKIEYGRDAPRATPRSR; translated from the coding sequence GTGTCCGCGTCCGTCGGTGGTCGTTCATTCCCGACGGTGACGGTGGCCATGGCGACCTACCAACGCGTCGACCGATTGGCGTCGGTGCTCCCGGCTCTGACCGAACAGGCGTCCCGGCTTGCCCCACCGGCGCGGATCGTGGTGGTCGACAACGACGCTGGCCGTTCTGCGGAGGATGCCATGAGTTCGTGGCTGGGTCCGTTGGTCCACTATGTATGCGAGCCGACACCGGGAATCGCGGCGGCCCGGAACCGGGCGATCGACGAAGCCGTCGGATCCGATCTGCTCGTCTTCCTCGACGACGACGAGATGCCATGTTCGAACTGGCTGGTCGAACTGGTGTCGGCGTGGCAACGATGGGGATGCGCGGCAGTGGCCGGTCCGGTCCACTCGCGATTCGCGACCACGCCGGAACCCTGGATCGTCGCCAGCGGAGTATTCGACCCGATCGATCGGGCCGACGGACAGCGACTGGGCGGCGCGGCCAGCAACAACCTCCTGCTGGACCTGGGCCAGCTTCGTCGGACCGGTCTGCGCTTCGCGCCGGAATTCGGGCTGAGTGGCGGAAGCGACACCATGCTCACCCACGAGATGGTTCGCCGCGGCCTCGAGATTCGGTGGTGCGCTACGGCACGCGTGATCGAGGACGTTCCGAGCAGTCGGTTGAGCCGCAGATGGGTCCGGCGACGCACCGTGCGCACCAGCAACGACTGGAGCCGCGTCGCGATCGCGCTGGCCGACCGGCCCATCCGGGAGCGGGCCGACCTGACGGCCCGGGCCGCCCTCCGGGCGGTCCAGGGACTCGCCCGACGGGTGAAGGGCACGCTGACCGGACAGGTGAGCGACCAGGCTCGGGGCGACCTGGCCCTGGCCAGTGCATGGGGCATGTTGATCGGTGCTTACGGCGTGACCAAGATCGAATACGGCCGCGACGCGCCTCGGGCGACGCCCCGGTCCCGGTGA
- a CDS encoding O-antigen ligase family protein — MTMLLAVWAAFCLGLAAVLHRRPAVLAILALTFWMFVPGVAGHLFTGRSEGSLSYQPATWLVLFACVVQMFRHPSTFFAELARRYVTYLALLFAILAAVVITRLGSQPAGSVLAVDQMLVPVLMFWLVGAGIAARPSELILLRNWIIGLAAVQAVLAILQYFAGSVIFYRSQFLTEYWFNPATWDRWMGTTDHPLVLSLVLCGAVPLIAGLRRSVVQISLLSLLAVATLITQSRTAAVLVPVGLIYVMIRSRAGASAKIVVGLSIALGSYLLVTSPIFAGLQSRLLDDTGSAAARTAAWTFFTDNWTQFLYFGDGITTSYRAARIGGLGTSLESAYLMYAVGVGIVVTTIYFGTQLVLVFRSLFARCVRGAFLAGVMMLIIPETFSSLGVETVSGPLLWMIMALVANPVADTLRPGPQHQVAAESAMVSS, encoded by the coding sequence ATGACCATGCTGCTCGCGGTGTGGGCGGCCTTCTGCCTCGGCTTGGCCGCCGTACTTCATCGTCGTCCGGCGGTATTGGCCATCCTGGCCCTGACGTTCTGGATGTTCGTTCCGGGAGTCGCCGGGCATTTGTTCACCGGGCGCTCCGAAGGCAGTCTGTCCTATCAGCCCGCGACCTGGCTCGTGCTGTTCGCCTGCGTCGTGCAGATGTTCCGTCATCCGAGTACGTTCTTCGCCGAGTTGGCCCGTCGTTACGTGACGTACCTGGCACTGCTGTTCGCGATCCTGGCCGCCGTGGTGATCACGCGGCTGGGCAGCCAACCCGCCGGCTCCGTGCTGGCGGTCGACCAGATGCTGGTCCCGGTGCTCATGTTCTGGCTGGTCGGGGCCGGGATCGCCGCTCGGCCGAGCGAGTTGATACTGCTGCGGAACTGGATCATCGGTCTCGCCGCCGTCCAGGCGGTGTTGGCCATCCTGCAGTACTTCGCCGGTTCGGTCATCTTCTACCGGTCGCAGTTCCTGACCGAGTACTGGTTCAATCCAGCCACCTGGGACCGCTGGATGGGGACGACCGATCATCCCTTGGTGTTGTCCCTGGTACTTTGCGGCGCCGTTCCGCTGATCGCCGGCCTCCGGCGGTCGGTGGTGCAGATCTCCCTGCTGAGCCTGCTGGCGGTGGCAACGTTGATCACTCAGTCGCGCACGGCCGCCGTCCTGGTCCCCGTTGGTCTGATCTACGTGATGATCCGATCAAGGGCCGGCGCCTCGGCGAAGATCGTGGTCGGGTTGTCCATCGCGCTCGGTTCCTATCTGTTGGTCACGTCGCCCATCTTCGCCGGACTGCAGAGCCGGCTGTTGGATGACACCGGATCGGCCGCCGCCCGGACTGCGGCCTGGACCTTCTTCACCGACAACTGGACCCAGTTCCTGTATTTCGGTGACGGCATCACGACGAGTTATCGTGCCGCCCGCATCGGTGGCCTCGGGACGTCATTGGAGAGCGCCTACCTGATGTACGCCGTTGGGGTCGGGATAGTCGTCACAACCATCTACTTCGGCACCCAATTGGTTCTCGTGTTCCGCTCGTTGTTCGCCCGGTGCGTTCGCGGGGCCTTCCTGGCCGGAGTGATGATGCTGATCATCCCGGAGACGTTCAGTTCGCTCGGCGTCGAGACGGTGTCCGGACCACTGCTCTGGATGATCATGGCGTTGGTGGCGAACCCGGTCGCCGACACACTGCGACCCGGACCGCAGCATCAGGTGGCCGCCGAGTCCGCGATGGTCTCGTCGTAG
- a CDS encoding glycosyltransferase, protein MTAAAATGSDRPAVAIWRTDWLPASETFIVDQIAALARWRPITVGLRRVTDGFPIIPDLAPFDRRVLSRAAHRADAILGYRFPYDRWLARHEVRVLHAHFGPGAIRVLPIAMRNRLPLVATFHGFDATSEPARTDEAGRRYRAGLVRLFSGCTRLIAVSEFIAERLIELGAPESKVIVHHIGVPTDRGPQFDDRSRRSGITFVGRLREQKGIRHLIEAVAALPDDLRSSTPVRVIGTGELRAELGQLADRRRVNVQWLGRLSPEQVAVELEHTAVFCGPSITHDGATEGFGTVYLEAALHSAPVVAYASGGVVESVANGITGLLVPEGDVVGLSGQLRTLLTDTDRARQLGRAGRERVLRSFDIRQQTAELERIYDETIADSAAT, encoded by the coding sequence GTGACGGCGGCCGCTGCCACCGGGTCCGACCGGCCCGCGGTCGCGATCTGGCGCACCGACTGGTTGCCGGCCTCGGAGACCTTCATCGTGGACCAGATCGCGGCCTTGGCCCGGTGGCGCCCGATCACCGTTGGCCTGCGCCGGGTGACCGACGGATTTCCGATCATCCCGGATCTGGCCCCTTTCGACCGTCGAGTGCTGTCGCGGGCCGCGCATCGGGCCGACGCGATCCTGGGCTACCGGTTCCCGTACGACCGCTGGCTGGCCCGGCACGAGGTGCGGGTCCTGCACGCGCATTTCGGCCCAGGGGCCATCCGGGTTCTCCCCATCGCCATGCGGAATCGGCTGCCCCTGGTCGCTACCTTTCACGGCTTCGACGCCACCAGCGAGCCGGCCCGGACGGACGAGGCCGGGCGGCGATATCGGGCCGGTCTCGTCCGGCTGTTCTCCGGGTGCACCCGGTTGATCGCGGTATCGGAGTTCATCGCTGAGCGGCTGATCGAGTTGGGCGCGCCCGAGTCCAAGGTGATCGTCCACCACATCGGCGTACCCACCGATCGGGGACCGCAGTTCGATGACCGGAGCCGGCGATCGGGCATCACCTTCGTCGGCCGGCTCCGTGAGCAGAAGGGAATCCGCCACCTCATCGAGGCGGTGGCCGCGCTGCCGGACGACCTTCGGTCGTCCACACCGGTGCGGGTGATCGGAACGGGTGAACTGCGCGCAGAACTAGGACAATTGGCCGACCGGAGGCGGGTGAACGTGCAGTGGTTGGGCCGCCTGTCGCCGGAACAAGTGGCCGTCGAACTCGAGCACACGGCGGTGTTCTGTGGGCCCTCGATCACCCACGACGGTGCCACTGAAGGCTTCGGGACGGTCTATCTGGAGGCGGCCCTCCACTCCGCGCCGGTCGTGGCCTACGCGAGTGGGGGAGTGGTGGAATCGGTCGCGAACGGAATCACCGGCTTGTTGGTCCCGGAAGGGGATGTCGTCGGCCTGTCCGGCCAACTGCGGACCCTGTTGACCGATACCGACCGGGCCCGTCAGCTCGGCCGGGCCGGCCGCGAACGAGTCCTCCGGTCGTTCGACATCCGTCAGCAGACGGCCGAGCTGGAGCGCATCTACGACGAGACCATCGCGGACTCGGCGGCCACCTGA
- a CDS encoding lipopolysaccharide biosynthesis protein has translation MGDPDTGSPSLGRAAASGAGITLVSQGLRFVLQIIALVVLSRLLTPSDFGLVAMVTAILGVAEIIRDFGLSSAAIQAKELSDGERTNLFWANLGIGTACAAVAAACSPLIAAIYSRPELTGVTLALSWLFVVSGANTQFRAELSRSLRFRALAVTDVGAQALGIGAGILSAVLGFGFWSIVIQQIVFVVATCAINVVSCRWRPGWPHRGISLRRFFKFGAGLLGMQVMGYATNNVDTVALGSVWGAGPVGLYSRGYQLLMVPLSQVSNALLRVVLPVLSRVQDDDETYLRYVRRAQLLCCYGFGLSFAVAAGLSGPLVAVLFGAAWSGVAPIFALLAIGGIFRGLAQTTYWITLSKGLTGSQLRFYLLARPFMIISILAGLPWGAVGVAAGHSFAFMVEWAASLWWMGRSAGIDYRPLLRRALRSVLLVCVPAGLIALAGSMLPVPAVLRLVLGALAAAGYVVGLAVVSSTERADLRLMADFVQRATGRGRP, from the coding sequence ATGGGCGATCCGGACACCGGGTCGCCGTCGTTGGGCCGGGCCGCGGCCAGCGGGGCCGGGATCACATTGGTGTCGCAGGGCTTGCGGTTCGTCCTGCAGATCATCGCGCTGGTGGTCCTGTCCCGGTTGCTCACCCCGAGCGATTTCGGGTTGGTGGCCATGGTCACGGCGATCCTCGGGGTGGCCGAGATCATCCGAGACTTCGGTCTGTCTTCGGCGGCCATCCAGGCCAAGGAGCTGTCCGACGGTGAGCGAACCAATCTGTTCTGGGCCAACCTCGGAATCGGCACGGCCTGCGCGGCCGTGGCGGCGGCCTGCAGTCCGCTGATCGCGGCCATCTACTCCCGACCGGAGCTGACGGGGGTCACCCTGGCCCTCTCGTGGTTGTTCGTGGTCAGCGGGGCCAACACCCAGTTCCGCGCCGAACTCTCACGCAGCCTTCGGTTCCGGGCCTTGGCCGTCACCGACGTCGGCGCGCAGGCCCTCGGGATCGGAGCCGGCATCCTGTCGGCGGTCCTGGGCTTCGGATTCTGGTCGATCGTCATCCAGCAGATCGTCTTTGTCGTCGCCACCTGCGCCATCAATGTCGTGTCGTGTCGTTGGCGGCCGGGCTGGCCGCACCGCGGAATCTCGCTGCGGCGATTCTTCAAGTTCGGGGCCGGTCTGCTGGGAATGCAGGTGATGGGCTACGCCACCAACAATGTCGACACCGTCGCGCTCGGGTCGGTCTGGGGCGCAGGGCCGGTCGGCCTCTACAGCCGGGGCTACCAACTGTTGATGGTGCCGTTGTCCCAGGTGAGCAACGCCCTGCTGCGGGTCGTGCTTCCGGTCCTGTCACGAGTGCAGGACGACGACGAGACCTATCTGCGGTATGTGCGGCGGGCCCAGCTGCTGTGCTGCTACGGGTTCGGGTTGTCCTTCGCGGTGGCGGCCGGGCTCTCGGGCCCGCTGGTCGCCGTGCTCTTCGGCGCGGCCTGGTCCGGCGTCGCGCCGATCTTCGCGTTGCTGGCCATCGGCGGCATCTTCCGGGGGCTGGCTCAGACCACGTACTGGATCACCCTGTCGAAAGGTCTGACCGGATCGCAGTTGAGATTCTACTTGCTGGCCCGCCCGTTCATGATCATCTCGATCCTGGCCGGATTACCTTGGGGCGCAGTCGGTGTCGCTGCCGGACATTCATTCGCGTTCATGGTCGAATGGGCCGCATCGCTGTGGTGGATGGGCCGGTCGGCCGGGATCGACTACCGGCCGTTGTTGCGCCGCGCCCTGCGGAGCGTGCTGCTCGTCTGTGTCCCGGCCGGCCTGATCGCCCTGGCCGGATCGATGCTGCCCGTTCCGGCGGTTCTGCGGTTGGTGCTGGGGGCGCTGGCGGCGGCCGGATACGTGGTCGGGTTGGCCGTGGTCTCCAGTACGGAGCGGGCCGACCTGCGGCTGATGGCCGACTTCGTCCAGCGCGCCACGGGTCGGGGCCGGCCGTGA